In Aliiglaciecola sp. LCG003, a genomic segment contains:
- a CDS encoding SDR family oxidoreductase, with protein MNWQQQTCLLTGATGGIGEAIAQQLAEKGVRLILQGRNEQKLTQLVNSLPGQHDILVGDINNQNDRNRIVKHIGNWGGLTMLINNAGISEFNQFEHSNTVVLQRLIETNLTAPILLTRMLLPLLKQNMNAHIINIGSTFGSIGFACHSAYCASKFGLRGFTESLQREFKGSSINVLYFAPRATNTAINSDKVVAMNRALSNKTDDPQWVAKQLLKQIEKRQTRMFLGFPEKLFVKINGAFPHLVDSALFKKLPIIKRFAATSSKEAIS; from the coding sequence ATGAATTGGCAACAGCAAACTTGTTTACTAACAGGGGCAACAGGAGGGATTGGTGAAGCAATCGCTCAACAGTTGGCCGAAAAAGGCGTGCGTCTCATCTTACAAGGCCGTAATGAACAGAAATTAACTCAACTGGTTAACAGCTTGCCCGGGCAGCATGACATTTTGGTTGGAGACATTAATAACCAAAACGATCGAAACCGCATTGTAAAACACATCGGTAACTGGGGAGGCCTCACTATGTTGATCAACAATGCTGGGATCTCTGAATTTAATCAATTCGAACACTCTAACACTGTTGTATTACAACGCCTGATTGAAACGAATTTAACCGCGCCGATATTGCTCACGCGCATGTTGTTGCCGTTATTAAAGCAAAACATGAATGCCCATATCATCAATATTGGCTCTACCTTCGGCAGTATTGGCTTTGCTTGTCACAGTGCATATTGTGCCAGCAAATTCGGCTTACGGGGTTTTACGGAATCCCTTCAGCGCGAGTTTAAAGGCAGTAGCATTAACGTGCTCTATTTCGCACCACGGGCCACCAATACAGCAATTAATTCAGACAAGGTAGTGGCAATGAATCGTGCTCTGAGCAATAAAACAGACGATCCACAGTGGGTAGCTAAGCAGTTGCTCAAACAAATCGAGAAGCGACAAACTCGAATGTTTCTAGGCTTTCCTGAAAAATTATTTGTCAAAATTAACGGTGCATTTCCACACCTTGTAGACAGTGCGCTTTTTAAAAAGCTGCCAATTATCAAACGCTTTGCAGCTACTTCGTCAAAGGAGGCGATCTCATGA
- a CDS encoding efflux RND transporter permease subunit, with amino-acid sequence MDFARYSIKNPVNVWLLVVVFLIGGAIALSNIGRLEDPAFTIKQVKVITQFPGAGAQQVEREITEPLEIAIQQMPQLYLITSVSSPGVSEITVEVQSHYDSNLLPQIWDELRKRLRDAAPSLPTGAQDPVVYDDFGDVFGLYYALSATEFSPHEMREFSRIIRRELLTTDGVAKVEVKGVLQEQIVAYINPYQIAGLGMSFPDLVGLFQDNLRPFNGGRILVDGKQIRLLVENPADRIDELSNLSLVMPGTNRSIKVKDVAELKLEPADIQPSLIRYQGNDAITLAVSALEGVNIVEVGQNVNNKVAELLTKLPVGITLTPIYDQAKIVDESVDGFILNLVLSVTVVTLTLCLFMGWRSGIVVGSVLLVTVMGTVLCMWLIDIQLQRISLGAMVIAMGMLVDNAIVVAEGMMIRMSQGKSAKEAASFIVKRTQWPLLGATIIGIAAFSGIGLSDDSTGEFLYSLFAVVLISLMLSWILAVSVVPLLGSYFYKQSSDNQQTPNPSRFQKGFVAVLGWALRFRWISIAALLLITIVAYASFGMVKQGFFPSSNTPIFFVHYWGPQDRDIRYTEQRVKDAEQRILKHAEVEALTSFIGRGADRFTLTYGPQTANESYALLMIKVKQKDQINGLAPTLLADLADVDPDASFYIERLQFGPGGGAKLGARFSGPDATVLRGLADSAEAILREDGNIRDIRHNWREKGLALNGHYDELNAGVSGVTRSDFSDAIQYASNGLKLGSIRDGDYSYPIKAKMSVTGDSTIDAITNNQVWSSQQRRYIPFQQISKGVELVNEEVLIHRRNRVRNITVMAEPGFDETAANALARIRPQIEAIELPDGYKLEWGGEFENANKAQAALGKSLPAGFLVMFLISVLLFAKVRQPLIIWLVVPMAVVGVVSGLLVTDMPFGFMSLLGFLSLFGMLIKNAIVLIEEIDLQIAEGLVARRAIIEATLSRLRPVALAAITTILGMAPLLFDAFFADMAVTIMGGLTFATLLTLVAVPVLYSIFYGVSFNDKSTS; translated from the coding sequence ATGGATTTCGCACGATATTCGATTAAAAATCCAGTCAATGTATGGTTGCTGGTTGTAGTCTTTTTGATTGGCGGTGCAATAGCGCTGAGCAACATAGGTCGGCTTGAAGATCCTGCATTTACTATCAAACAAGTCAAGGTGATCACTCAATTTCCTGGTGCCGGCGCTCAGCAGGTTGAAAGGGAAATTACCGAACCGCTAGAAATTGCGATTCAACAAATGCCACAGCTTTATTTGATTACGTCTGTGTCATCTCCTGGTGTGTCAGAAATCACTGTAGAAGTGCAGTCCCATTATGATAGCAATCTGCTCCCGCAAATTTGGGATGAGTTGCGTAAAAGGCTAAGGGACGCAGCGCCAAGCTTACCCACGGGTGCCCAAGATCCGGTGGTTTACGATGATTTTGGTGATGTGTTTGGCTTATATTACGCATTAAGTGCCACTGAATTTAGTCCCCATGAAATGCGTGAATTTTCTCGTATTATCCGTCGTGAATTATTGACCACAGATGGCGTAGCCAAAGTAGAAGTCAAGGGTGTACTACAAGAACAAATAGTAGCCTACATTAACCCGTACCAAATCGCCGGATTGGGTATGTCATTTCCCGATTTAGTTGGCTTATTTCAGGACAATTTACGTCCGTTTAATGGTGGCCGAATTTTAGTCGACGGTAAGCAGATACGTTTATTAGTGGAAAATCCTGCCGATCGAATTGATGAATTAAGTAACCTTTCTCTGGTTATGCCTGGCACCAATCGCTCAATTAAAGTCAAAGATGTAGCGGAATTGAAATTGGAGCCGGCGGACATCCAACCTTCACTTATTCGCTATCAAGGCAATGATGCAATCACATTGGCTGTGTCTGCTCTTGAAGGGGTCAATATTGTTGAGGTTGGTCAAAATGTTAACAACAAGGTAGCCGAATTATTAACGAAACTGCCGGTAGGTATTACATTGACTCCTATCTACGATCAAGCAAAAATTGTTGACGAGTCAGTGGATGGTTTCATTCTAAATTTAGTTTTATCAGTTACAGTGGTGACCTTAACCTTATGCCTGTTTATGGGTTGGCGCTCGGGAATCGTTGTGGGCTCAGTTTTACTGGTAACTGTGATGGGAACGGTACTATGCATGTGGTTGATTGACATCCAACTGCAACGTATCTCTTTAGGCGCTATGGTAATTGCGATGGGGATGCTGGTGGACAATGCGATAGTCGTGGCTGAGGGCATGATGATCCGTATGAGTCAGGGAAAAAGTGCCAAAGAAGCGGCAAGTTTTATCGTTAAAAGAACCCAGTGGCCGCTGCTCGGGGCCACTATCATTGGTATCGCAGCCTTCTCTGGAATTGGCTTATCAGATGACTCTACCGGTGAATTCCTTTATTCACTATTCGCCGTTGTGTTGATATCACTAATGTTAAGTTGGATATTGGCAGTTAGTGTTGTACCCCTGCTAGGCTCCTATTTTTATAAGCAATCGAGTGACAATCAACAAACACCTAACCCTTCTCGTTTTCAGAAGGGATTTGTAGCTGTCTTGGGATGGGCGTTGCGCTTTCGATGGATCAGTATTGCTGCGTTATTGTTGATTACTATTGTTGCGTACGCCAGTTTCGGGATGGTCAAACAAGGTTTCTTTCCTTCTTCCAACACGCCAATTTTCTTTGTTCACTACTGGGGACCTCAAGATCGCGATATCCGCTACACAGAGCAACGAGTCAAAGATGCCGAACAGCGTATCCTTAAACACGCTGAAGTTGAGGCATTAACTAGTTTCATCGGACGGGGGGCGGATCGTTTCACCTTAACTTACGGCCCACAAACTGCTAATGAAAGTTATGCATTGCTGATGATAAAAGTAAAACAAAAAGACCAAATCAATGGGCTTGCCCCTACCTTACTGGCAGATTTAGCCGATGTTGACCCTGATGCGAGTTTTTATATAGAGCGTCTGCAATTTGGACCTGGTGGTGGGGCTAAATTAGGTGCCAGATTTTCCGGTCCTGATGCAACTGTCTTGCGTGGATTAGCCGATTCGGCTGAAGCAATTTTGCGTGAGGACGGAAACATCCGTGACATTCGGCATAACTGGCGGGAGAAAGGCCTTGCCCTCAATGGGCATTATGATGAGCTAAATGCGGGAGTGTCAGGGGTAACTCGCTCCGATTTCAGTGATGCCATTCAATATGCTAGCAACGGTTTGAAGTTGGGCAGTATTCGGGATGGGGATTATTCATATCCGATTAAAGCGAAGATGTCAGTGACAGGTGATTCCACCATTGATGCCATCACTAATAATCAAGTTTGGAGCTCGCAACAACGTCGCTATATACCTTTTCAACAGATATCCAAAGGAGTTGAGCTAGTTAATGAAGAAGTGTTAATCCACCGACGTAATCGGGTTCGAAACATCACTGTGATGGCAGAACCAGGATTTGACGAAACTGCAGCGAATGCGTTGGCGCGTATCAGACCTCAGATTGAAGCCATCGAACTACCTGATGGTTACAAACTTGAATGGGGTGGGGAGTTTGAAAATGCTAATAAAGCTCAAGCGGCACTGGGTAAAAGTCTGCCGGCGGGATTCTTAGTGATGTTTTTAATCTCGGTGCTGTTGTTCGCAAAGGTTCGCCAACCGCTGATCATCTGGTTAGTTGTACCCATGGCTGTAGTGGGCGTGGTGTCAGGATTACTCGTCACTGACATGCCATTTGGCTTTATGTCGCTACTGGGCTTCCTCAGTCTATTCGGCATGTTGATCAAAAATGCCATAGTATTGATTGAAGAAATAGATTTACAAATAGCCGAAGGATTGGTGGCTAGAAGAGCGATTATTGAAGCAACCCTAAGTCGTCTGCGGCCCGTAGCCTTGGCGGCAATTACCACTATTTTGGGGATGGCACCGTTGTTATTTGATGCATTCTTTGCCGATATGGCGGTCACTATTATGGGCGGCCTTACCTTCGCTACCTTATTGACCTTAGTCGCTGTGCCGGTGCTATATAGCATTTTCTATGGGGTTAGTTTTAACGATAAAAGTACCAGCTAA
- a CDS encoding AMP-binding protein, with product MIETILSSAEPSAIALVCGQNQISYQQLGDNITVRVNWLKANGVERLAMALDNGLEWVYFDLACTAADICIIPIPGFFSPAQQAHLLQKSGADLLISDVAAEQLHNTPFTDIYYQLNPIEQLCAMPNNTGKITFTSGSTGTPKGVCLSHHSQHVVAQSLVETIGIQQPRHLCLLPLATLLENIAGVYAPLLAGGTVILATSAQRGFKGSRLTDIPAMLALIQHSQPNTLILVPELLLVLLSACQQGWQVPASLQFIAVGGAKVSASLLNQAKQAGLPVYQGYGLSECVSVVALNTAKHDIFQSVGKVLAHNQITQQSGEIVVRGNLFLGYLDEPETFHPEQVLTGDRGRVEDGYVYVEGRTKHLIINSFGRNVSPEWIEAELIASGLFAQTIVLGEARPHCVALLVPISKQISEAQITFAIGQINAALPDYGQIKAWSCISPMTYQAGLLTANGKLQRANISHTYQRLVESLYQSDNQFEVEY from the coding sequence ATGATAGAAACAATTTTAAGCTCCGCAGAGCCCTCTGCAATCGCTTTGGTTTGTGGCCAAAATCAGATTTCTTACCAGCAACTTGGTGACAATATCACTGTGCGAGTTAACTGGCTTAAAGCCAATGGCGTCGAAAGGCTGGCAATGGCGCTCGATAATGGTTTGGAATGGGTTTATTTCGACTTGGCTTGTACAGCGGCAGATATATGCATCATTCCGATTCCTGGTTTTTTCAGCCCCGCTCAGCAGGCTCATCTGTTACAAAAAAGTGGAGCCGATTTGCTAATTAGTGATGTTGCCGCTGAGCAATTACACAACACGCCCTTTACTGATATTTATTATCAGTTGAATCCTATTGAGCAGCTTTGTGCTATGCCAAATAATACCGGAAAAATCACCTTTACCTCAGGTTCAACCGGCACGCCGAAAGGGGTGTGTCTGAGCCATCATTCCCAACATGTGGTTGCTCAGTCTCTGGTTGAGACCATAGGAATACAGCAACCTCGTCACTTGTGTTTATTACCTCTTGCAACGTTATTAGAGAACATCGCGGGGGTATACGCCCCTTTACTTGCCGGTGGAACCGTTATCTTAGCAACAAGCGCACAACGGGGTTTTAAAGGCAGTCGATTGACCGATATACCCGCCATGCTGGCACTGATCCAACACAGTCAGCCTAATACCCTCATTTTGGTTCCAGAACTGCTCTTAGTGTTGCTATCAGCCTGCCAGCAGGGTTGGCAGGTGCCAGCTTCATTGCAGTTTATTGCCGTGGGGGGCGCAAAGGTTTCAGCCAGTTTGTTGAATCAAGCTAAGCAAGCAGGATTGCCGGTTTATCAAGGCTATGGGCTATCCGAATGTGTCTCGGTTGTTGCGCTAAATACAGCTAAACATGACATCTTTCAATCGGTAGGAAAGGTCCTAGCACACAACCAAATCACCCAACAATCAGGAGAAATTGTGGTAAGGGGTAACTTGTTTCTGGGCTACTTGGATGAACCTGAGACCTTCCATCCCGAACAAGTACTCACCGGTGATCGTGGTCGAGTAGAGGATGGCTATGTGTATGTGGAGGGAAGAACTAAGCACCTTATTATCAACTCATTTGGGCGTAATGTCTCACCAGAGTGGATTGAAGCGGAGCTTATCGCCAGTGGCCTATTTGCCCAAACCATAGTACTTGGTGAAGCCCGGCCACATTGTGTAGCGCTCTTGGTACCTATCTCCAAGCAAATTAGCGAAGCCCAAATTACTTTTGCAATAGGCCAAATCAACGCAGCACTGCCAGATTATGGCCAGATAAAAGCCTGGTCTTGCATCTCACCTATGACTTACCAAGCAGGCCTATTGACCGCCAATGGAAAACTGCAAAGAGCTAACATTAGCCACACGTACCAGAGATTAGTTGAATCACTTTATCAGTCTGATAATCAATTTGAAGTGGAGTATTAA
- a CDS encoding efflux RND transporter periplasmic adaptor subunit codes for MNNYFCIPTRALLPLLLVTLLVGCSQPEAQMEKEVAPTVVKLSEVIAIPELNEFTFPAVVSAVKTVDVRFEVSGRIVQMDMVAGKDVSKGHLLATIDPQPFKRRVQEQQARRDQAQRDMQRTAQMFEKGLVAQSSLDSAKTEFELADLELGNALQDLSYTKLSAPFDAQVSQRLVENNSFVSKGETIAKLQDVSRIFFTVNVPERLVTANAGRGIDSAKAAILTMPDQWFDVEYVEYSAQPDPVTQTYEVKFAMAPNDELNLTPGARAVVKTSVNSELKDSGVLIPINALVGNNDQGFHVWKYTQNQQSVIKVGVDVLQMKNELALVSGELMPGDFLVSAGASKMFQGISVKPYTAEQ; via the coding sequence ATGAATAATTATTTTTGCATTCCAACCCGTGCACTTCTGCCATTGTTACTTGTTACTTTATTGGTCGGCTGTAGCCAACCTGAAGCCCAAATGGAAAAAGAAGTTGCCCCTACGGTAGTGAAGTTAAGCGAAGTCATCGCTATTCCCGAGCTAAATGAGTTCACCTTCCCTGCAGTGGTTTCAGCGGTGAAAACCGTGGATGTTCGGTTCGAAGTTTCCGGTCGTATTGTGCAAATGGATATGGTGGCGGGTAAGGATGTGAGCAAAGGTCATCTGCTTGCTACTATCGATCCACAGCCCTTCAAGCGTCGTGTGCAAGAGCAACAAGCACGAAGAGACCAAGCTCAGCGTGATATGCAGCGCACAGCTCAGATGTTTGAAAAGGGCTTGGTGGCTCAAAGTAGCCTCGATAGCGCTAAAACAGAATTTGAACTTGCCGATCTGGAACTGGGTAATGCATTACAAGATTTAAGCTATACCAAACTTTCTGCTCCTTTTGATGCCCAGGTATCGCAACGTTTAGTTGAAAACAACAGTTTTGTATCCAAGGGTGAAACTATTGCAAAACTGCAAGACGTCTCGCGTATTTTCTTTACAGTTAATGTGCCCGAACGTTTAGTCACAGCCAATGCAGGACGAGGCATCGACTCTGCCAAAGCCGCAATTTTAACCATGCCTGATCAATGGTTCGATGTGGAATATGTTGAATATTCTGCTCAGCCAGACCCTGTTACTCAAACCTATGAAGTGAAATTCGCCATGGCCCCGAATGACGAATTAAACTTGACCCCAGGTGCCAGAGCGGTAGTTAAAACGAGCGTTAATTCAGAGCTGAAAGATTCGGGTGTACTGATCCCAATTAATGCTTTGGTAGGTAACAATGACCAAGGTTTTCATGTCTGGAAATACACACAAAATCAACAGTCTGTGATAAAAGTCGGCGTAGATGTATTACAGATGAAAAACGAACTTGCTTTGGTCAGTGGCGAACTGATGCCGGGCGATTTCTTGGTCTCGGCTGGCGCATCTAAAATGTTTCAAGGTATCAGTGTTAAACCCTATACGGCGGAACAGTAA
- a CDS encoding TetR/AcrR family transcriptional regulator, with the protein MTEKKMSRSELKRKAIVNAAKTAFLTDGVQATSMDKLAELAQVSKRTVYNHFATKQDLVMFLLTDKWTETLVKVDAVYNPLASLEEQLTPLILQEIELMIDKDYIELARMALGYYFYHPEELKKHVDQITAQETIIDRWLKSAIDSGKVIVDDIEFATEQLHKLIKGNCFWPVLLQVESPPSTSQKQMIASETAKMFLARYAV; encoded by the coding sequence ATGACAGAAAAGAAGATGTCTCGCAGTGAATTAAAACGCAAGGCTATTGTTAACGCAGCAAAAACCGCATTCTTAACCGATGGTGTTCAAGCGACTAGCATGGACAAATTAGCAGAGTTAGCGCAAGTTTCTAAGCGTACTGTATACAACCACTTCGCCACCAAACAAGACTTAGTAATGTTTTTGCTCACAGATAAATGGACAGAAACCTTAGTAAAAGTAGACGCAGTTTATAACCCACTCGCCTCCCTGGAAGAGCAGTTAACCCCGCTTATTTTACAAGAAATCGAGCTGATGATTGACAAGGACTATATTGAACTAGCCAGAATGGCATTGGGTTACTATTTTTATCATCCGGAAGAGCTAAAAAAACACGTTGACCAAATTACCGCTCAAGAAACCATCATAGATCGTTGGTTAAAAAGCGCTATCGACAGTGGCAAAGTAATAGTGGACGATATAGAATTTGCCACCGAGCAACTGCATAAGTTAATTAAAGGCAACTGTTTCTGGCCAGTGCTGCTGCAAGTAGAATCACCTCCATCGACTAGTCAAAAGCAAATGATAGCATCAGAAACCGCTAAAATGTTCTTAGCCAGATATGCGGTCTAA
- a CDS encoding DUF2721 domain-containing protein, which yields MYSDFTGSAVELIQLALTPVFLIVGIGQMVNVVTGRLGRIIDRARWFEDLKYHNPRRIDQASMYELKSLKRRMRLANWAITFLTAAAVMICLNVVLLITNGLVEYNLDPLILTMFIIGVSFITGGLIGFFLEVSVATATLRIMPYHLSNDHDIED from the coding sequence ATGTATAGCGACTTTACTGGCAGCGCAGTTGAGCTCATTCAACTTGCTTTAACCCCGGTGTTTTTAATCGTCGGTATTGGCCAAATGGTTAATGTGGTAACTGGTCGCTTAGGCCGAATTATCGATAGAGCCAGATGGTTTGAAGATCTGAAATATCATAATCCGCGGCGAATTGATCAGGCCAGTATGTACGAATTGAAATCGTTGAAAAGACGTATGCGCTTGGCAAATTGGGCAATTACGTTTTTAACCGCAGCGGCGGTAATGATTTGTTTGAATGTAGTCTTGCTGATCACTAATGGATTAGTGGAGTATAATTTAGATCCGCTGATACTCACCATGTTTATTATTGGCGTGAGCTTTATCACTGGCGGGCTGATCGGGTTCTTTTTAGAGGTCAGTGTGGCGACCGCAACACTGAGAATTATGCCTTATCATCTTAGCAATGATCACGATATTGAAGATTAG
- a CDS encoding iron-containing redox enzyme family protein, translating into MNLYQRLQQETQSQRDYLVSSPVIQRCFSGEIILDDYIAFLQQAYHHVKHTVPLLMATGSELPESKEWLREAVGEYIDEEMGHQEWILNDLAACGVDKQSARRSQPSAATELMIAYAYDCIRRKDALCFFGMVFVLEGTSIALADNAALTIAEKLNLPKKAFSYLSSHGSLDQEHIVFYQNLMNKIDDRAEQDLIIHSANMFFRLYANIFRELSTEHGLALVA; encoded by the coding sequence ATGAATTTATATCAACGTTTGCAACAAGAGACCCAGTCCCAACGAGACTATCTAGTTAGCTCTCCGGTCATACAGCGATGCTTCAGCGGCGAAATTATCTTAGATGATTACATCGCGTTTTTACAACAGGCCTATCACCACGTGAAGCACACGGTTCCGTTGCTTATGGCTACCGGCAGCGAGCTACCGGAAAGTAAAGAATGGTTACGCGAAGCGGTAGGTGAATATATTGACGAGGAAATGGGCCATCAAGAGTGGATCCTAAATGACTTGGCCGCTTGTGGTGTCGACAAACAAAGTGCCCGGCGTAGCCAACCTTCAGCCGCAACAGAATTAATGATTGCCTATGCCTATGATTGCATTAGACGCAAGGATGCTTTGTGCTTTTTTGGAATGGTATTTGTGTTGGAAGGCACCAGTATTGCCTTAGCCGACAACGCTGCGCTGACCATAGCCGAAAAACTTAACTTACCTAAAAAGGCCTTTAGTTATCTGAGCTCCCACGGGTCACTCGATCAAGAACACATAGTGTTTTATCAAAATCTAATGAATAAAATAGACGATAGAGCTGAGCAAGATTTGATTATTCATAGTGCCAATATGTTCTTCAGATTGTATGCCAATATCTTTCGTGAACTCAGCACTGAACATGGCCTTGCGCTAGTCGCATAA